The Apostichopus japonicus isolate 1M-3 chromosome 12, ASM3797524v1, whole genome shotgun sequence sequence cttgaattttgtgataaaatgtcacatttgagattttttagATAAATTGTCTGAATTTTTAACCAATTCTCCAATATAaatgaaggtattaaatgaaattcactgttTCTGTGATCCATGTAGaagttttgttcttaaagtacagtcttacctttttgtgcagagttctagagcatctgttccttatgcatgtcttgaagtagaggttgggtaaagtagaggtttgctaaattttaatagaatcaataattatatctacttcagttgctgtaactgtatcttaggtgcacccccccccccccctctgccagGTTTCATCTAGAATGAACCACTGGTGCTGtgatcgagtggataaaggcaatggcatttgaagcaattagGTTTGGCAATCAGGATGTTCTATGTAAggtgggtttatcatccaagagcagtctacagttttcccatctgaaatgagtttctaaattttatataaaatgttgaattggaagccacccgtagtgtaagttgtgatccatacgcgtgtgcgggcttctcccacatttgtgtttggttaagctttgtaaaaataactgctcattattattattacaagggcGGTGTAACCCCATTCTTATCTTTGGAGTGGGGGGAGTGGGTATCTGCACTTGTTGGATGTGTAGTGCAATTGGACGCCaagattaagaaacagaaaaccacatttacataatgttacagCTCTGATATAAATCTTAGCTTTATAAGAAATACTCAAAGGACAGCCATTTATTTTACCACTCCGTGGAAGCTggaatcctttttatttatcaacagcatacatacacaccataattgaatgataattaaacagtaacataaaagtactaaaactgaaaacatgataagaaaatgacatcCCTTGTTGaaagtacagtgaactggagcctctggagagagatgtatactaatacaagccttttaattaggttgtgatattgtgtgttcaatcacatctataataatcaacaatgtGGGTAATCATGAATAAGTACTCATTTGAGTGTGAAAATAAAGCCTACAGGTTGTCAAAAaattcattgttaacagttagATCATATAGCAAACAGAACAAGTAGCTACAAAGGAACTTACttccttcataaaatatcgccccaagtgtcttgcagcatatattatgtaacttaatTATACTCAACTATCAGAGTGAACAACAGAGTAAACAACTCTACAGTAAAGGCCACCATTTGAATACTGTACTATCTTCTAAACAGATAAAAAGATAGTTcataccaagggcgtaggaaccggaggggggggggggggggtgccagcccccccagtgaaaaatgtggaggggcggaagtatcattctgcaccccccccggttcgcaagtcagaaaacccctttttcatttccaaatgagaaaaaaaaatctcatttggagcaccaaattgcatcttaggccaggtgaacatacaaaattaagtttacaaaatggagtgggggttgaagtgtgctatattgcaccaaattgcatctgaggccacctggaaatgccaaaaaattcaaaaggggagggggacaccccctccccttggacccctcccccaggcgggccatcagtcttcagccccccactcaaaagtaccttcctacgctacTGGTTCATACTGTTCCAGTCTTTGATACACTGTGTATGAAACCGGTGGGGATTATAAAGGTAGGTTTTACACGCTTCACcatgatgtaagaaatataagggtaataaaaggaatatcataccatcaaagaatatataacattaactcaaaggtcactgtacatcttgtcctttgatgttaaagtctcactatgcattccatctggacggtctgaataataatgttttggagGTTTCTATTATCGCTCGTTCTCTGAGATTCGgccaaaatatttggcaaacaatgcaaCCACAAGATTGTCTGATTATTAACTGCACAATGGTACCAAAATAGGGTTAGGGAACAGTTTGttcgtgtttataatggaaggcATAATGGGGCTTTATACCTAACTATCACATGAAAGTAAGTACAAACAATGAAGGATATTCATCAGAACACAACTACGAGGCAAGTTATAAAACCAACCAATttactcagttttgaaatgtaagtaaaaacagaggagctgtgtgctattcatgaccaacatttttgtttgtttatgtcatatgaaaaactcaaaatacccatatcccaatggatttaaagaaaaaattgaaaccatAGAAAATAAGTTGACAGTCGGGTCAAGTAGCTACTGGATAGTTCCCTAAAAACACTTTAATGAGTTTTACTTTGGCACCGTCGAAATGGGTGCAATTAGTCtgtaaatatatgatgcttggcatggcaaaacatggatgggacagatattgagactttcatatttagagaggacagaaacaaacaaacaagcagagacttaaagttgaatccagatgtccttttatcactgaatggagaatcggttgagagagcatttcagagacGAAGCCTGAATTGAAAGCtaaaagatcaatcaattttgtgaagtagcatttaacgtactacactttttattcaattctaattaccaccaggtgaaggcaatattatgcaatatttctgtacgaaacccttggtgtatttctccccctccaacccacgcccacatggctaattagcctgatcacctctgtcccttctgctatatgaaaagtaaagacatcttaatcctctcttacatttgatctttctgtggttttaagaattgtgcatattttaattattcagggtggcatttaacgccccacttccccacacccatcaccaccaagaaaaatgaaaatggatgaagtaaacagggtgagagagaacttcagttgctactgatgtttgttctaataatgtcctcatagataatacagaaacctcaagtctgcaatataaatccaccgtgacaaaatgatgatatttcggttgcttttattcccaagatgcgctattgttcttgtttgttattaaatttatttcctattcCTATTGGCCTGGTTACATACCGTCACGAGAATCCGACAGTGGCGCATCCTGGTCGACCGAGTGGGGAAGgaaaaccaaaacttgcaacaacaacgacagagtaaatacagacttgtgacacattgtgacaagttgtgacaatgtcacagcaaaatcacatcattgtagcaaatgcccaaaaagatggctgaattaagaaagaaaacagtttctcctttctccccTCTTTTTGGTCGAGGCAACATCCCAGTTTGGagagaaagtcaagcaattATTGGGGATCTAGTTTAAGGAGATTGAAGAAAGACAGGGTTTAAAGGTGACATGCACTACTGTAATTTGACTAAAAGTGGAGCTATATTCATGCAGGCAATTTAGATTAAAGGAgcacttttttccccattttttttgttttaaactgtttgttagCCAAACACTAAAGctagaaacagtaaaaacatggtaaagactaacgctaacagctaatatggacatagtcggaggttaaaacttcctctttgtgtaatttctatcatttgaaCATCAATTATGTTCGTTTTTGATATGGAATACATGGTTTGGTTTTTTTATTGAGATTTTTCAagctgaatgctactttaactgaacaataaacataGTCTTTCACTATGGATGAGCTCAATGCAGTTCTCAAAGCTACAAAGGCAGGCAAAGCGCCAGGTCTTGACGAAATACCGCTAGAATTCTGGAAAATTGACGAGTTCAAAGTTTTTCTCTTGACTCTGTGTAACTTCATACTAGACTCAGCCCAAAAACCAATTGAATTCACAAGGAGTGCCATAGTTCCCTTACCTAAGAAGGGTAACTTTAGCCTGACCACCAACTACAGGGGAATAAGCCTGACACCAATGGCAGCTAAGTTATACAATAAACTCATACTGAACAGATGCAGAAGCCCTGTCGAGGAAAAGCTTAGATGGAACCAAAATGGATTTAGAAAGGGTAGGAGTACTGCTGGACACATCCTAGCATTGAGGCGCATATTAGAGGAAGCAGACATTCACAATCTCCCCCTCATGGCAACCTTCGTTGACTTTCTCAAGGCATTCGACTCGATTCATAGaggaaaaatgttcaaaatactCAGGGCTTATGGAATACCGGAAAAAATGGTCAGTGCCATCCAAGTTATGTACAAAAACACCGAAGCCATCATTCTCTCACCCGACGGCGACACTGATCCTTTCCAAATCAAAGCAGGAGTTCTACAGGGCAATACTCTGGCCCTGTTTTTATTCATTATCGTACTTGACTACATAATGAGGAAATCAACCATAAATGTGAGCAACTAGGCTTCACACTCAACCAAAGAAGAAGCTCAAGATATCCAAAAGTAGTCCTTTGTGATCTAGATTTTGCAAATGATATTGTCCTATGTAGCGATGACCAGCACAACGGTCAAGAGCTACTGCAAAAGGTTGAAAAGCATGCTAGAAGTGTGGGCCTTAGACTTAATGAGTCAAAAACTGAATATCTCACAGTCAACATCAAAACCCAGGACAAAATCGACATCAAAATAAGTAGTGGCACAAAACTAAATGAAGTCGACAACTACAAGTACCTTGGTTCCCTTGTGAGAGACAGTAAAAGTGAAATCAACAGAAGAATTGGCATGGCATGGTCTGCTTGTAATAAAATGGACACTGTGTGGAAATCTGGCCTCAACAGAAAGACCAAACTAGACATTTTTAAATCAACTGTACAGTCTATCATCATGTATGGCTCCGATACATGGACAGTTACGAGGGAATTGGAAGCAAAACTAGATGGGTGCTACACAAGACTTTTacggaaatgtttaaatgtaCATTGGAGTCAACATATGACAAATACTGAACTGTATGGCAACGAACCAAAACTATCCTGTAAGATACAACAACGCCGTCTCAAACTAGCAGGGCACCCATACAGGAACACCAAGGAACCAGTCTCTCAACTTATCATGTGGACACCAAAACATGGAAGGAGAAACAGGGCAAAACATAAGCTCAGCTATATAGATGTAGTTGCTAGGGACATCGGGGTGCTTCAAACTGATCTTCCTAACTTGATGAGGGACAGAAATAAATGGGCAAATCTCAACATGATTCCGACTTCTGTCgactagagagagagagaaacatagagtctggcaggatcagaaccgatgttttcagaaaatctggcaaatcTAAATTAATAATCTTTTAGAATCTCCTGGGTATTAATTCTCTAAACTATAGTTTCTTTATGAAAttatcttcttgtatttttcttctttctgatgttcagcaaagatacacacattaccataaaaacattttttcatgcaaaaacagggtgaaagtgaagcttacgaaaacaatatcacttcaaaaataatttcaaacaaaacactcaattgaaaagtaaacaaaagctgCAGGCAAGTCTTTCAAACATGTGAGTCTAGTCAAACCAATCCgaaaacaactgcaatttggggggtggggataggtggggggtagaggttgggtagaacagcactgatcaaccgagttcaccaacaaaagtaaagcaaagcattgatttatgactcacataaaaggtgacatgatttctacacttaaaaccaatcactttgtgtaatcattaatgaagaatatcaaaacaagccataactgaaagatatttgtttccgagtaagctggctttagtaagttgagattgatcaattaattcgatcttatcaatggaagtttgttcaacctattgattttaacatgaagtGCAACTCCAGTGGCATGTCCAAGTACTGTACTAGCTTCAGTGTCAATTTACCCACACATTTTACagggtggagtggggtgggggggaggagggggagtggCTAATATCTCAACTTTTCCCCGTAGCTCATGCACTTTCTTGTGGTACATTCACTGATATTACTTACATAGAACCTAACGGAAGGAATGTCGAGACCATCCATCATTTTCACCACACTTTAATAAGTACACATGAATCGGATCCTAACGAATGTCACACCAggcacattgataaaacaaaattgccccccctcccttttattttctctctttctattacttagtgcttgttttggattaatgatgaagatttttacaatttttctaagcaaggatacttaagtttttggcagcccattggtaggtgcggtcaagataatgcttaatcaaataacataaaaataattgttgggattgggggatagaccagccaagctattacctaactacagacagaaaaaaaaagactttctattcttaagtaaactggtaccttgatcaaactttaccatattattagatcttgatcaatgtttacaatattactaGAGGGTCATAGGGCTGATACAGGTGGTTTACTCTCGAACCAGTGTGAAAGCTTAAATGAAACAGGACACTGTTGTGCTGGTATAAGACGCTTTAGAACACAACAGGTGGCGAGGGTGCTTTATTCTGTCCttgtctacagtagcatacccgtACAACTGCTGTGTAACCCTACACCAACTTATTACGGTCTTGTCcatgaaacaaaaagccttATCAGCTGACATACTACCCAATTTAGTCggtatactttatactagtatgcaaatcataaacaatctataaacagaaataggTGGGTGGCTCTGCTCTTCATAATCTAAAACAAGAGATATCCTTTAAGAATGTGGACTTAATAGATAAATGCAGAGAGGGTGGGGAGAAGAATGGAAGGTAGAGGGGGCCAGAGACAAGGAAGATTCCAACGCACCTGTGTTCTGCAAGCATCTCCATAAGTTATACCTGCCAGAACTTCAGAGATGGGTCCAGGGTGCGTCTTATCCCCAAAACGCTCTTGCCTaatctgaaattcaaagagtagacaacatcctcgttggtaacattataacacttctattcatagtctctctgccattaaggatgaggaattaaaaattcatgcctTTTGCCACTGCGGTCCTGGCACCAGCTGCAAGGAGCATGTGGCATGAGTGCTAAATGCCTCGTTCTGTTGGATGCAGGTGTGACctcatcaatttttcatttctgggTAATATGGTTACGGAAACTTCACCGGCAGACACTCTTTGGGACATCTATCAAAGATGTCAGAATGACAGAACATATAACATAGCACTAAGAAGACGCATAACATAACACAAAGAGGACATTGAATAGTGATACTAAGGAGGAGAgatttaagaatgtttaaagttCTCACAGCAAATTTTTGAGGCTTGCTAAGGGTCTGCTGTGTGTAAAATGAtcctgggtgggaaggggtCGGGGGCGTGAGGAAATATACACCCATCCGCTTCAACctaccataaaaatacaaaagtagtaAATAGCACAACTTAAAAAACTTTCTTGGGTGAACCCTCCCTACATGTGGAAATGGCTCCCTAAATGGGTAGTCCGCTCCCTACAAGGGGAGAACCCTACCTACGTGGGGAGTCCGCTTCAACGAATCCAGGGCAACACCCACtgatacacttttacattatctttttttttttaccactttttctatAACATACCAGATACATCATTCACTCCTCGGAACACCGAATTAGGGAAAGGagaaaaaatgggaaagaagtgagaggaaggagaaagtggtgacaaataacaaaaataaaacaatcaatcagaaataacagtgtataacgTCATCAACGTACAGTTTAAACCttcttcttgtactccttatgatcttgtccctgtcttgcaaactgttgtggatcggtgatagcaactgcatcaccactcttggggtccttgtcacctacccactgtgaaaaatgtaaccagagaGAAGAGTTGTGGATGACGCATaatcactgggtttccatttggcctgtttcctacaagatttctaaccgcaggagcgtagccagggggcaaagggggagaccgccccccctcgattttttttttttatgatatcgaagttttatagcagctgttataagaggttttaatatttgttcaccaataaattaactgtgtctgaattttcgaaaattcccagaccaacattcttcatcatacttccctctactcgtgcaattttgaccggtctgttaggggttgaaggttttttttctatattggttgtccatagatgatattttgtgcaacattatgggcatgtttgaggtgaatttgtttattcaaattctgaacaaataatgggctttaaaacctcgaaaagtggggctgacggatattgtgggccgttacgtagtattacctacaaaagcagtgttcatctggttggtcattttcaagcctgagaagtgccattttcggtgatctgggggctatcaaaaccagaaattttcttgtacgctgcgtgcaaccgatggtggtgctccgcttagatagtaatatacaaaatatcacaaagcgcgagaacaatttgggggatgaaagttgctacgcgcctgcacccaagcaaatgtaccccatcaatatttgaaacaaatcaccgCCCCGGATCACATTGTCCAGAATGGTGACAATcccgcttccccctcccccccaacaaCCCTTCTATCCCTGTTCTCCCTCTGAAAAGATCAAACATTCgctaaataaatagcaaacaaagGATGACTAACTTCTGATAATTCCATCTGTAGGGCATTTTAGATCTAGATTTTTTGTTTCTGGAAagtgctaaaatcaaaacattttcatcaccttggcAAGTGCCTGTTCGATGTCTTGAATTGTCAAAGTCCCCAAATTGCCCAAAATTAAGGATTGTGTCGGGTGATTCTGTCAAACGAATGATGTGCCTACCACCAATTACATGTCACTACTACTCAGGTGTATCTTCGTCTTGTAGCCCTCGTCTTCCCCTTTCTCTCCCCAGTTGGCGTACTTTTGAGCTACCTCCACCTTGGAGTATGTGTTTGGCGTGTTCAGCCATTTCGTCTTCTCCTCTGCCTGCCTCCTGTTCAACATCTTGATCGGTGACTCGTATCTGCTCTTCTCAAATTCGTTGTCGTAGATGTAGATGAAGTTGGTGGAGGCTGCTGGGTAGGCGACGTCGCTCTTGGGCTTCAGTTCGTGTCTCACAAACGGCTGGCCGTACACGTTGCCTGTTATGTAACCCTGTAACAATTTAAAAAGTTCCtgtgatcaaatttttgtgctggTTGCAGATCTAAGTCACTCTTACATCTAACATCAGCAGCACAACATTCCTccatctttgtcttctttgctgttttacttatgaaatgattacatatcaaGTCTTCCACAAGTATCTCTTTGAAAATCTCACACATTCGCTGTCTTTGGTGCATTCAGGACGAACTAATTGGAACATTCCGTTTCTATGCCatttccatgaaatactgcacaattttggatgcaggtgatcttgaaaatattttcaaaatgggtgGGGTGTGCGACAGATCACTTGTAGGGAGCTTCATGAAGTTCCCCAAACCGATAAAGTTTGGATTATGTTCAATAGCGTATGAAACCATTCTGATTATTAAGTCAAGAGCTtgccaatactatatatatatatatatatatatatatatatatatatatatatatatatatgactgaacgaagctacctgcttatccacactgacttcctacaactcacttctcactgaattatctcacttaatAAAGCGTATTAGCTTGGTACACATATGATCAAAAACCTCATACGTTAACTAGCGACGCCATCGGTTGGCAATTAGCATAGTAAATGCTTGCTATGTCTGCCCAgatctttaaatgcaaataaggctAGTTGGTCTGCTGCACAGACATTGCAGGCCAAGTGagttggaatttttgcattttgaaatcttaccaTATTGTCCAAATATCTCATCATGGCTTCGAACTCCAGTTCACCGACCTTCAGTTTGTGTCCTGTCTCACTGACCCCACCTGCGTCCTTGGCAGTCCCTTCGCCGACCTTGTCTCTGACTTCATCCGGTAGGTGGATGACATTATCCAGGCCTACGGCATGTATCTGTCATGAATAATTAGCATACGGTAAAGCGTTTGAATGCAGTTTGTTGTTACATTATCAAACACAAGTCTTACGAGCGACTCTTTAATCTCTCTTATTCCTCCTTTGTCGTTTCTTGTCGCTGACTTTGCTCTGCTGGTCCTAACACTACTAAGGAGATTCTTATATTTGTCATCTTGTATATGCCATCCGAGGAATACTCAACAATTTCATGTAAGAGGACGACAACATCGTACATGATTTGCCGAAGAAACCATCCGTTTGGCGTTCATGCTTCAAAAATACAAGACCCACTAAAGAGTCGTTTTTAGCTTGAATCCGGTTTGAACTTTCGTCCTTTTGATAAAACCTTTGAATCCTTCTCAATTGAAGCATTTTGTCTTCCATCTCTCTGTCAAGGGACAAAAGAGCTAAATACTGCCATtacagaacaaacacagaaatgcacttctccttcaacaggcaaatatttgagcaactgtctgtctgggcaataatacttcatttgttcctatccaacaaaaaaaaatttgtctgTCAACAAAACTGGACCAAACTTGGCTATTTGATAATTTGCTCTTTAATGAACAAAATGATGTCAACTTTTCTATGGTGGATATAACCAATGCCTGGATTCTGCAAGGCACCTTGATAGCAAATAGGCAAAAgcattatgtacaatatgtatgagGTACAATAGAAGCATTGTAACACTATCAGGAAAATGgaattttgtgtttataagccTCTTCTCCAAACGATTTGATACAGAATCATGTGGACACCTGCGGGCGCAAGCTGAGCTCATCAAACTTACAAAGACCCTCAGGAGCATCCCAGCTTTCCTttcatgatgttagtgtcatcaCATTAGTATTTATAATACGCTTTCTGGCCAAGTTGAAGTGCACAGGTGCGGCAGTATTTGAATATACCGCGGAGGATTGAAAACTGAAGCCTTTCCAAAATCTCATCGATCATATTCATAGACttactgttttagtattctgtgcttaatactcccttttgaatagatatttattcctcttgaatgttattcaacttttattagcagattgaatttgagttagcagaaataaatgtttcagtttttgagTCGGACTAAATTTATTCCAGTCCTTGCAGCCCGACTGAACTTTATTAACATTAGGCTGaaacttggaagaaaataaattttatcccacagcgataggcctaggcctaaatatccaataatgaatgttcagaacttgctgcagttatccaagaatatggaaaatattgttgaccCATCGAAGAAGACCAAGCctcaaaaatgtgttatttattggatgaaagatcaacaagttagtacagagtcggtgatggacaaagaaaatgcaactgaaaatgcagtctgcttgataaagtggagaggaaaggggccgtattctaga is a genomic window containing:
- the LOC139977970 gene encoding gamma-adducin-like isoform X1 gives rise to the protein MMRYLDNMGYITGNVYGQPFVRHELKPKSDVAYPAASTNFIYIYDNEFEKSRYESPIKMLNRRQAEEKTKWLNTPNTYSKVEVAQKYANWGEKGEDEGYKTKIHLSSSDM
- the LOC139977970 gene encoding gamma-adducin-like isoform X2, with translation MMRYLDNMGYITGNVYGQPFVRHELKPKSDVAYPAASTNFIYIYDNEFEKSRYESPIKMLNRRQAEEKTKWLNTPNTYSKVEVAQNG